A window of Fibrobacter sp. UWR3 contains these coding sequences:
- a CDS encoding flavin reductase family protein, whose protein sequence is MRKDLGVKTYLYPQPTLVIGTYNEDGSPNAMVAAWGSVSDSNQVAIYVAASHKTVPNIKARKAFTVSMATAKDIKAIDYLGITSGNKVADKFAKSGLTAIKSAHVDAPLIAELPLALECRMVSYDDDSELLLGEIVNVTADESVLDADGKLSVEKLAPVCYDSAGHGYYVMERRIGNAFSDGKTL, encoded by the coding sequence ATGCGCAAAGATCTCGGAGTAAAAACCTACCTGTACCCGCAACCCACGCTCGTCATTGGCACCTACAACGAAGACGGTTCGCCGAACGCGATGGTCGCCGCATGGGGCTCGGTAAGCGACTCGAACCAGGTGGCTATCTACGTGGCCGCATCGCACAAGACCGTGCCGAACATCAAGGCGCGCAAGGCATTCACCGTGAGCATGGCGACCGCCAAGGACATCAAGGCCATCGACTACCTGGGCATAACCAGCGGGAACAAGGTTGCCGACAAGTTCGCCAAGTCGGGACTCACCGCAATCAAGAGTGCTCACGTGGACGCCCCGCTCATCGCGGAACTCCCGCTCGCACTCGAATGCAGGATGGTGAGCTACGACGACGATTCGGAACTCCTGCTCGGCGAAATCGTGAACGTGACCGCCGACGAATCCGTGCTGGACGCCGACGGCAAGCTTTCCGTAGAAAAACTCGCGCCGGTGTGCTACGATTCCGCAGGCCACGGCTACTACGTGATGGAACGCCGCATCGGGAACGCCTTCAGCGACGGGAAGACGCTTTAA
- a CDS encoding LemA family protein has product MTIGIVIAVVVVILVVCFISMYNGLVKLRNNRENAFANIDVQLKQRFDLVPQLVNTVKGYATHEKETLDKVTSARAAAMGATTVDEKVAADKALTGALAGLRVSLEAYPELKANQNFLQLQTELSDIENKLSAARRFFNSATREFNNACEVFPSNIIAGMFNFRRAPMYEASEGRETLNKAPEVKF; this is encoded by the coding sequence ATGACTATCGGAATTGTCATCGCCGTCGTCGTGGTCATTCTCGTCGTGTGTTTCATCTCCATGTACAATGGCCTGGTGAAGCTCCGCAACAACCGCGAAAATGCCTTCGCGAATATCGACGTGCAGCTCAAGCAGCGCTTTGACCTGGTGCCGCAACTGGTGAATACCGTGAAGGGCTACGCCACCCACGAGAAGGAAACTCTCGATAAGGTGACATCCGCCCGTGCCGCCGCGATGGGTGCCACCACGGTCGACGAGAAGGTTGCTGCCGACAAGGCCCTTACCGGTGCGCTCGCCGGGCTCCGCGTCTCCCTCGAGGCGTACCCGGAACTCAAGGCGAACCAGAACTTCTTGCAGCTGCAGACGGAACTTTCCGATATCGAGAACAAGCTTTCTGCCGCACGTCGCTTCTTCAACTCCGCTACCCGCGAGTTCAACAACGCCTGCGAGGTATTCCCGAGCAACATCATCGCCGGCATGTTCAACTTCAGGCGTGCTCCCATGTACGAGGCGTCCGAAGGCCGCGAGACCCTCAACAAGGCTCCCGAGGTGAAATTTTAG
- a CDS encoding Rpn family recombination-promoting nuclease/putative transposase, with translation MNRTQHYSLLKAMEIDKSNLLKYQELYKYAYILSDGIFKIVFAEEKDHSLLISLVNAMLGLQGDDAIKEITLEMQEFPGVFNKKDCILDIIGTTNAGEKVLVEVQQQGDDFFRDRVEYYISRVIENQVHTSEKYELPRIYFLGLLDFELFPEEPQKYIHHVDEMCNGRKFFPKIQKIFVEIDKFFELEKAGITVNDNSEAAQWLRAIKVIVKEEPVPEKIMQNETFRHLLDSVKLINFIEELFNCEAKNMTDLKAEHEIGFSEGKTEGLSEGERNKAREIALKMLAKNKSLEEIAEFTGLTESEIHAASSFFQK, from the coding sequence ATGAACCGCACGCAACACTACTCCCTGCTCAAGGCGATGGAAATCGACAAGAGCAACCTCCTCAAGTACCAGGAACTTTACAAGTACGCCTATATCCTCAGTGACGGCATCTTCAAGATTGTCTTCGCCGAGGAAAAGGACCACTCGCTCCTCATCTCGCTCGTGAACGCGATGCTGGGTCTGCAGGGCGACGACGCCATCAAGGAAATCACCCTCGAAATGCAGGAATTTCCGGGCGTTTTCAACAAGAAGGACTGCATTCTGGACATTATTGGCACCACGAACGCCGGCGAAAAGGTGCTGGTGGAAGTGCAGCAGCAGGGCGACGACTTCTTCCGCGACCGCGTGGAATACTACATTTCCCGCGTCATCGAGAACCAGGTGCACACCAGCGAGAAGTACGAGCTTCCGCGCATCTACTTCCTCGGGCTCCTGGATTTCGAGCTTTTCCCCGAGGAACCGCAGAAGTACATCCATCACGTTGACGAAATGTGCAACGGGAGGAAGTTCTTCCCCAAGATCCAGAAGATTTTCGTGGAAATCGACAAGTTCTTCGAGCTCGAAAAGGCGGGCATCACCGTAAACGACAACTCCGAGGCGGCGCAGTGGCTCCGCGCCATCAAGGTGATTGTCAAGGAGGAACCCGTTCCCGAAAAGATTATGCAGAACGAGACGTTCCGGCACTTGCTTGATTCCGTTAAATTGATTAACTTTATAGAGGAACTTTTCAACTGCGAGGCGAAAAACATGACGGACTTGAAGGCTGAACACGAAATCGGTTTTTCCGAAGGCAAGACTGAAGGTCTGTCCGAAGGCGAACGCAACAAGGCCCGCGAAATAGCACTCAAGATGCTTGCGAAGAACAAGTCCCTCGAAGAGATTGCTGAATTTACGGGCTTGACGGAATCCGAAATTCACGCAGCTTCAAGCTTTTTTCAAAAGTGA
- a CDS encoding M48 family metalloprotease, translating into MSLLLVTLLCVELAARVVLEIRECRAVQCRFSAFTVMRILPLVNDLVPLPENREQPTVGKFVEMHEQAHAKLHHAILRNLVKVAFALCAIWFMAALMVRWECSIVESVLWLHLAAIPFRTFFHFYCWNQEYECDRYALEKTDRKIAKNALQELARCEYPHTVLFSLIYREHPTVALRSKRILNKPIVNTATK; encoded by the coding sequence TTGTCTCTCCTGCTGGTCACATTACTTTGTGTTGAACTTGCCGCGCGGGTGGTTCTCGAAATCCGGGAATGTCGCGCGGTGCAGTGCAGGTTCAGCGCCTTTACCGTGATGCGGATTTTGCCGCTGGTGAACGACCTTGTGCCGCTTCCCGAAAACCGCGAGCAGCCTACGGTGGGCAAGTTCGTGGAAATGCACGAGCAGGCGCACGCGAAGTTGCACCACGCCATCCTGCGCAACCTGGTGAAGGTCGCCTTCGCGCTCTGTGCCATATGGTTCATGGCCGCACTGATGGTGCGGTGGGAATGCTCCATTGTGGAATCGGTCCTGTGGCTGCACCTGGCCGCCATCCCGTTCCGCACGTTCTTCCATTTCTACTGCTGGAACCAGGAATATGAATGCGACCGCTACGCGCTGGAAAAGACCGACAGGAAGATTGCGAAAAATGCCCTGCAGGAACTGGCCCGCTGCGAATACCCGCATACGGTTCTCTTCTCGCTTATTTACCGCGAGCACCCGACGGTTGCTCTCCGGAGCAAGCGGATACTGAACAAGCCAATTGTAAATACGGCGACCAAATAA
- a CDS encoding sodium:solute symporter, which yields MTAALTIYLIVLVLIAIRSARKVKDIPDFFVARKGASARMVAGSLVATILGGSAVIGAIDSGMKIGGAASWFMLTGALGLFALIPFAGRAYSHGKYTLPDLVENLYGKGPRFVASLVIPVAWTGIVAAQIIAAAKLLMTFTPMEYTTAAVVSAAVFTGYTLAGGQLSILRTDFLQACLIIAGLLLIAGFALINGAGDAGVLPGKELPFPFNAGFSPFDLFLLILTYGTTYTAGPDIFSRVFCAKDIATAKKGIAIAACVLIPVAFVIGILALFGTSLGDVQGARITAIANAVLPPALVPLVALALLSVVLSSADTTLLSSSVILCGLFRTGASPKEACDPHTAAGLANKTLLKARVVIFLNGIVALLLALVFTDIIGTLLLALAVYAGAFTVPILWGLTGLRSRPASVAAGIILGGALALAGKLCPPLPGAIGSHTGDILTIAAFIVNGICLAAGRLRRKSA from the coding sequence ATGACAGCCGCCCTCACCATATACCTCATAGTCCTCGTGCTTATTGCAATCCGCAGCGCACGCAAGGTCAAGGACATTCCCGACTTCTTTGTAGCGCGGAAGGGCGCTTCGGCGCGTATGGTGGCGGGGAGCCTGGTGGCGACAATTCTCGGCGGGTCGGCCGTTATCGGCGCGATCGATTCCGGAATGAAAATCGGCGGGGCCGCCAGCTGGTTCATGCTTACGGGCGCCCTCGGGCTATTCGCCCTCATCCCATTTGCGGGTCGCGCATACAGCCACGGGAAATACACGCTCCCCGACCTGGTAGAGAACCTGTACGGCAAAGGCCCGCGGTTCGTTGCGTCGCTCGTGATACCGGTCGCGTGGACGGGTATCGTGGCGGCGCAGATTATAGCGGCGGCGAAACTCCTGATGACGTTCACCCCGATGGAATACACCACGGCCGCCGTCGTGTCGGCGGCGGTGTTCACGGGCTATACGCTCGCGGGCGGCCAGCTTTCGATTTTGCGCACGGACTTTTTGCAAGCATGCCTGATTATCGCAGGCCTGCTACTCATCGCGGGCTTCGCGCTGATTAACGGCGCGGGCGACGCGGGCGTGCTTCCGGGCAAAGAGCTTCCCTTCCCGTTCAACGCGGGCTTCTCGCCTTTCGACCTCTTCCTGCTCATCCTTACCTACGGCACAACGTACACCGCGGGCCCCGACATCTTCAGCCGCGTGTTCTGCGCGAAGGATATCGCCACCGCAAAAAAGGGAATCGCGATTGCCGCCTGCGTGCTCATCCCGGTCGCGTTCGTCATCGGGATTCTCGCGCTGTTCGGCACGAGCCTCGGTGACGTGCAGGGGGCCCGAATCACGGCCATTGCAAATGCAGTACTCCCGCCGGCGCTCGTCCCGCTGGTGGCGCTCGCGCTCCTGAGCGTCGTCCTCAGCAGCGCCGACACCACATTGCTGAGCAGCTCCGTGATACTCTGCGGGCTGTTCCGCACCGGCGCAAGCCCCAAGGAGGCTTGCGACCCGCATACCGCCGCAGGGCTCGCAAACAAAACGCTTCTCAAGGCGCGCGTCGTCATATTCCTGAACGGCATCGTGGCACTCCTGCTCGCGCTCGTATTCACCGACATCATCGGCACGCTCCTCCTCGCGCTCGCCGTCTATGCCGGCGCCTTCACCGTGCCTATCCTGTGGGGCCTCACGGGGCTCCGTTCCAGGCCGGCAAGCGTCGCCGCGGGCATAATTCTCGGCGGTGCGCTCGCCCTCGCGGGCAAGCTCTGCCCTCCCCTTCCGGGAGCTATCGGGAGCCATACCGGCGACATCCTCACCATTGCAGCCTTCATCGTGAACGGGATTTGCCTTGCCGCCGGCCGTTTAAGGCGCAAAAGCGCGTAG
- a CDS encoding MBL fold metallo-hydrolase, producing the protein MKVQILIDNIAGTCGPRKLFGEWGLSVYVEYDGHKVLLDTGASHLFAKNAKVMGIDLSQVDIGVLSHAHYDHANGMAKFFALNKTAPFYLRKGAGENCYHTHKLFGRFSYHEYIGIHKGWLERFAGRIRYAEGNAEIAPGITLVPHSTTGLERIGEMAHLSVKENGKYRYDSFAHEQSLVFDTPQGLFVMNSCSHAGADNIVKEIGDAFPGKKIYAILGGFHLFRYPDARVRAFAERLRELDVQKIYTGHCTGDRAYGILREVLGERAEQMHTGMTIGI; encoded by the coding sequence ATGAAAGTCCAGATCCTCATAGACAACATCGCAGGAACGTGCGGCCCGCGCAAGCTATTCGGCGAATGGGGACTTTCCGTTTATGTGGAATACGATGGCCACAAGGTGCTGCTCGATACGGGCGCATCGCACCTGTTCGCAAAAAACGCGAAAGTGATGGGCATCGACCTCTCGCAGGTGGATATCGGCGTGCTGAGCCACGCGCATTACGACCACGCGAACGGCATGGCGAAATTCTTTGCGCTCAATAAGACCGCACCCTTCTACCTGCGGAAGGGCGCAGGCGAAAACTGCTACCACACGCACAAGCTTTTCGGGCGATTTAGCTACCACGAATACATCGGCATTCACAAAGGATGGCTCGAGCGATTCGCGGGCCGCATCCGCTATGCGGAAGGCAATGCCGAAATTGCGCCGGGAATAACGCTCGTGCCGCATTCTACCACAGGGCTTGAACGCATCGGCGAGATGGCGCACCTGAGCGTGAAAGAGAACGGCAAGTACCGCTACGACAGTTTCGCGCACGAACAGAGCCTGGTTTTCGATACCCCGCAGGGGCTGTTCGTCATGAACAGTTGCAGCCACGCGGGAGCAGACAACATCGTGAAGGAAATCGGGGATGCCTTCCCCGGGAAAAAGATTTACGCGATTCTCGGCGGGTTCCATCTTTTCCGTTACCCGGATGCACGCGTGCGCGCCTTCGCCGAAAGGCTACGCGAACTCGACGTGCAGAAGATTTACACAGGGCACTGCACCGGCGACCGCGCCTACGGAATACTGCGGGAAGTTCTCGGCGAGCGTGCAGAGCAAATGCACACCGGAATGACAATAGGGATTTAG